In the genome of Candidatus Polarisedimenticolia bacterium, the window CCTTGATCTTCCTCTTCTGGCTCGGCTTGAGGTAGTGCTGTCTTTTCTTCAGCTCGGACAGCACGCCCGACTTCTCGCATTTCCGCTTGAAGCGGCGAAGAGCGTTTTCCAGCGACTCATCCTCGCGAACCCTCACGAGGGGC includes:
- the rpsU gene encoding 30S ribosomal protein S21; translation: MPLVRVREDESLENALRRFKRKCEKSGVLSELKKRQHYLKPSQKRKIKALAARKKALKRLAQERRFSD